A stretch of Veillonellales bacterium DNA encodes these proteins:
- a CDS encoding MFS transporter codes for MKASRFRWVLALVMFIISFAAYMDRVILSAATPSLMQEFSFTKVDIGLLQTLFFTGYALMQIPGGMLAECFKHRLVVAITALCMSVFTVFTGMCQSFLAFAFVRTLVGVGEGPLFPALSVFISRWFHNTEKAKASSFMSGGSFVGPMLGSAFTVLLTMTLGWRSVFYILGFVGLILAVIWYTFAKNHPSESRQANEAEKAYIIGGNDSLGSSAKIAPWKQFLKSRQFWAIGVQYFITAYIMYVYLAWLPLYLMEAQHFSLAQMGIGASIPWMALFAVNGLAAIASDKLVTKGIAKNKCRSWFAITGLAGCACFMYVASLASTPWMNVLWLSLSLGSLGFTFATAWPACIDLGGVYSGSVAGWMNFCGNVGGVVAPITTAWLATHYSWQTALLVTSASSAIGIVAWLMVQPDISIVPEKTSVEKPLCTEV; via the coding sequence ATGAAAGCTTCCCGTTTTCGCTGGGTATTGGCGTTAGTGATGTTTATTATTAGTTTTGCCGCCTATATGGACCGGGTTATTTTATCGGCGGCAACTCCTTCTCTTATGCAGGAATTTTCTTTTACCAAGGTGGATATCGGGCTATTGCAGACACTATTTTTTACCGGCTATGCGCTGATGCAGATTCCCGGCGGCATGCTGGCCGAATGCTTTAAGCACCGGTTAGTTGTTGCCATTACCGCGCTGTGCATGTCTGTTTTTACTGTGTTTACCGGAATGTGCCAAAGCTTCCTGGCCTTTGCCTTTGTGCGAACTCTGGTAGGAGTCGGTGAAGGCCCCCTGTTCCCGGCACTCAGCGTATTTATTTCCCGCTGGTTTCATAACACCGAAAAAGCCAAGGCTTCTTCCTTTATGAGCGGCGGTTCCTTTGTCGGCCCGATGCTGGGATCGGCTTTTACCGTCTTGCTCACTATGACCTTGGGTTGGAGATCGGTATTTTATATTCTGGGATTTGTCGGGCTGATTCTGGCAGTCATCTGGTATACCTTTGCCAAAAACCATCCATCGGAAAGCCGCCAGGCCAACGAAGCTGAAAAAGCCTATATTATCGGCGGCAATGACTCTCTGGGCAGTTCCGCTAAAATCGCTCCCTGGAAACAATTTTTAAAATCACGCCAGTTCTGGGCCATCGGGGTTCAGTACTTTATTACCGCTTATATTATGTATGTATATCTGGCCTGGCTGCCTTTGTACCTCATGGAAGCCCAGCATTTTTCCTTGGCACAAATGGGAATTGGCGCCTCGATACCCTGGATGGCCCTTTTTGCCGTCAATGGCCTCGCCGCCATCGCCAGTGACAAATTGGTAACAAAAGGAATTGCCAAAAACAAATGCCGTTCCTGGTTCGCCATTACCGGTTTAGCTGGCTGCGCCTGCTTCATGTATGTGGCATCCTTAGCCTCCACCCCCTGGATGAACGTACTCTGGCTAAGCCTTTCTCTGGGCTCTCTAGGCTTTACCTTTGCCACCGCCTGGCCGGCCTGCATTGATTTAGGCGGCGTTTATTCCGGCTCCGTTGCCGGCTGGATGAACTTCTGCGGTAACGTGGGTGGTGTAGTAGCTCCTATAACCACCGCCTGGCTGGCTACCCATTATAGCTGGCAGACGGCTCTGCTGGTCACCTCTGCTTCCTCAGCCATCGGCATTGTTGCCTGGCTGATGGTACAGCCGGATATTTCCATTGTCCCGGAAAAGACTTCCGTCGAAAAACCTCTCTGCACGGAAGTATAA
- a CDS encoding alkaline phosphatase gives MVRKNKVLGLTVAVLVLVAVVLTAAAPQQQVATAGVENGHYGRKAKYVFYFIGDGMAMPQITSTEIYKGTVDSSDRMNREKLNFTRFPYQGMQTTYAANTFITESAAAGTALATGHKTNNDVLGMDAGKTVPFKTMAEMAKEQGMKIGIVTSVSLDHATPAAFYAHEPTRKNYYEIELAMADSGFDYFAGGGLLAPNGKKNDKQNALEIAQGKGYKVANTKEDILGLKAADGKVIAINPVLAAESALQYEVDRTDQLSLADFTQKGIELLDNPNGFFMMVEGGKVDWACHANDAATTVHDMVAFENAIGEALTFYAKHPNETLIVVTGDHETGGMTIGFAGTQYDTFFSKIDNQILSFEEFDKAIKDYRDNVGSAGASLNDWLPVLTEKFGLYDLSDYEKTRLQDALAASMIDPKKRARDEQSYLLYGGYEPFSVTVTHILNQKAGIGWTTYAHTGVAVPVFAQGAGGDMFQGYYDNTDTAKKIMSIMGLQYQ, from the coding sequence GTGGTGCGAAAAAACAAAGTGCTCGGCTTAACTGTGGCGGTGCTGGTTTTGGTGGCAGTTGTTCTGACAGCGGCTGCTCCTCAGCAGCAGGTTGCAACCGCCGGTGTGGAAAACGGTCATTACGGCAGAAAAGCAAAGTATGTATTTTATTTTATCGGGGACGGCATGGCCATGCCGCAGATCACTTCTACTGAGATATATAAAGGAACTGTGGACAGCAGCGATAGGATGAACCGGGAAAAACTGAACTTTACCCGTTTTCCTTATCAGGGAATGCAAACTACTTATGCAGCCAACACTTTTATTACCGAGTCGGCTGCTGCCGGAACGGCATTAGCTACCGGGCATAAAACCAATAATGATGTGTTGGGCATGGATGCCGGTAAAACAGTCCCGTTTAAGACGATGGCTGAAATGGCAAAGGAACAGGGGATGAAGATCGGTATTGTCACCAGCGTTTCCCTGGATCACGCGACCCCGGCCGCTTTTTACGCGCATGAGCCTACCCGCAAAAATTATTACGAAATTGAGCTGGCTATGGCCGACAGCGGCTTTGATTATTTTGCCGGCGGCGGACTGTTAGCGCCTAACGGCAAGAAAAACGACAAGCAGAATGCACTGGAGATTGCCCAGGGAAAAGGCTACAAAGTTGCCAATACCAAAGAAGATATTCTGGGATTAAAGGCAGCTGACGGTAAGGTGATTGCCATTAATCCCGTGCTTGCTGCGGAATCGGCGCTGCAATATGAAGTTGACCGGACCGATCAGTTGTCGCTGGCTGATTTTACACAAAAGGGAATTGAACTGTTAGACAATCCCAATGGCTTTTTCATGATGGTGGAAGGCGGGAAAGTTGACTGGGCCTGTCACGCCAATGATGCCGCTACCACGGTTCATGATATGGTCGCCTTTGAAAATGCGATTGGCGAAGCGCTTACGTTTTATGCCAAACATCCTAACGAGACGCTGATTGTCGTTACCGGCGACCATGAAACCGGCGGGATGACCATTGGCTTTGCCGGAACTCAGTATGACACCTTCTTTAGTAAAATCGACAATCAAATTTTGTCGTTTGAAGAATTTGACAAAGCAATTAAAGATTATCGGGACAATGTAGGCTCTGCCGGAGCCAGCCTGAATGACTGGCTGCCGGTTTTGACGGAAAAATTCGGTTTGTATGACCTGAGCGATTACGAAAAGACCCGCCTCCAGGATGCTCTTGCCGCCAGTATGATTGATCCGAAGAAACGGGCCAGAGACGAGCAGTCGTACCTTCTCTACGGCGGTTATGAACCATTCTCGGTAACAGTTACCCATATTTTGAATCAAAAAGCGGGTATCGGCTGGACTACTTATGCTCATACCGGAGTTGCAGTGCCGGTATTTGCCCAGGGAGCAGGCGGCGACATGTTCCAGGGGTATTACGACAATACCGATACGGCAAAAAAAATCATGAGTATTATGGGGCTGCAATACCAGTAA
- a CDS encoding YibE/F family protein, which yields MLAQQKRNKVFVWFITLLCFILYFIPTGFPDPEDGYVRSKAKVLTVDNEQVHQRGVVKTGVQGVTLEVEDGKFSGETIETTNTLLGKLEMDKIFQPGDKALVVIKDENGQAGAANLLDHYRLDAEGWLFALFALVLFWYARWTGAKALLSFVFTVLLLWKGLWPLILKGWDPIFLSFLMVGGIVGCVIFLVAGFSRKGAAAFLGTISGAASACILAVVFGKLLKVHGAVVPYAETLLHVGFSQLDLTRIFFAGIFLASSGAMMDVAMDIAVAVAELVKKKPGMSRREVIASGMNVGRAVVGTMTTTLLLAYSGSFTALMMVFIAQGTPAVNVLNLTYIAAEILHTLVGSFGVVLVAPFTALLSGWLLTGTEEQ from the coding sequence ATGCTTGCGCAGCAAAAACGAAACAAAGTTTTCGTATGGTTTATCACCTTACTGTGTTTTATTCTTTACTTCATTCCCACCGGGTTCCCTGATCCGGAGGACGGCTATGTGCGCAGCAAGGCCAAAGTTCTTACTGTGGACAATGAACAGGTTCATCAGCGCGGCGTCGTCAAGACAGGGGTTCAGGGGGTGACATTGGAAGTCGAAGACGGAAAGTTTAGCGGAGAGACAATTGAGACCACGAATACTCTGCTGGGGAAGCTGGAAATGGATAAAATATTTCAGCCGGGGGATAAGGCGCTGGTCGTCATCAAGGATGAAAACGGCCAGGCCGGTGCGGCCAATCTGCTGGACCACTACCGCCTGGATGCAGAAGGCTGGCTGTTTGCCTTGTTCGCCCTGGTGCTGTTTTGGTATGCCCGGTGGACCGGAGCGAAAGCGCTGTTGTCCTTTGTTTTTACCGTTCTGCTATTGTGGAAAGGGCTGTGGCCTTTGATCCTGAAAGGCTGGGATCCGATCTTCCTTTCTTTCCTGATGGTAGGCGGCATTGTCGGCTGCGTTATATTTTTGGTTGCCGGTTTCAGCCGCAAGGGAGCGGCCGCCTTTTTAGGAACGATCAGCGGGGCGGCATCAGCCTGTATACTGGCTGTCGTATTTGGCAAATTGCTGAAAGTTCACGGGGCAGTGGTGCCTTACGCTGAAACATTGCTTCACGTAGGTTTTAGTCAGCTTGATTTGACCAGGATATTTTTTGCCGGTATCTTTCTGGCTTCTTCCGGCGCCATGATGGATGTGGCGATGGATATTGCCGTAGCCGTAGCTGAATTGGTGAAAAAAAAGCCGGGTATGAGCCGGCGGGAAGTGATTGCTTCCGGCATGAATGTGGGGCGGGCTGTGGTCGGAACCATGACGACAACGCTGCTGTTGGCTTATTCCGGCTCCTTTACGGCGCTGATGATGGTATTTATCGCCCAGGGAACACCGGCAGTCAATGTTCTCAATCTTACTTATATTGCGGCGGAAATCCTCCATACCTTGGTAGGCAGCTTCGGCGTGGTGCTGGTTGCTCCTTTTACCGCGCTGCTGTCAGGCTGGCTGCTGACAGGGACAGAGGAGCAATGA
- the purB gene encoding adenylosuccinate lyase, which translates to MIERYTYPEMGRIWTDENEFQTMLDIEIYACEAMAKLGEIPAEAVKVIREKAKFKVERIREIEQVTHHDILAFLQAVAENVGDESKYIHKGLTSSDVKDTALGAMMKQACTIIIDDLEKFKSILKRRAAEHKYTVMIGRTHGIHAEPMTLGLKFALWLDETERNIERMKRARETVSIGKLSGAVGTYANIDPRIESYVCEKMGIKAAKLATQVIQRDRHAELMTTLAVVASSLEKFATEVRNLQRTDIREVEEYFAPGQKGSSAMPHKRNPITCERIAGLARLVRGNAMASLENVALWHERDITHSSVERVILPDSTILVDYALRKFTNIIDKLLVYPEAMKANMAKTGGLIFSQRLLLALVDKGVIRETAYRWVQRNAMAKWLEGADFKTNVIKDEDIKQYLSPAEIEACFEYSYYLRHIDTIMARFGL; encoded by the coding sequence ATGATTGAACGCTATACATACCCGGAAATGGGGCGTATTTGGACTGATGAAAATGAATTTCAAACCATGCTGGATATTGAGATTTATGCCTGCGAGGCGATGGCAAAGCTGGGAGAAATTCCGGCTGAGGCTGTAAAGGTTATCCGGGAAAAGGCGAAGTTCAAAGTTGAACGGATTCGGGAAATCGAACAAGTAACCCATCACGATATTTTGGCCTTTTTGCAGGCTGTAGCTGAGAATGTCGGTGATGAGTCGAAATATATTCATAAAGGATTGACCTCCAGTGATGTCAAAGACACGGCTTTGGGGGCGATGATGAAACAGGCTTGCACCATTATTATTGATGATTTGGAAAAATTTAAAAGCATACTGAAACGTCGGGCGGCGGAGCATAAATATACGGTTATGATTGGTCGAACTCATGGCATTCATGCCGAACCCATGACACTGGGACTAAAATTTGCCCTCTGGCTGGATGAAACGGAACGGAATATTGAACGGATGAAGCGGGCCAGGGAAACTGTTTCTATCGGCAAATTATCCGGTGCAGTAGGTACGTATGCCAATATTGATCCGAGGATTGAGAGCTATGTTTGTGAAAAAATGGGCATTAAGGCTGCCAAACTGGCGACGCAGGTCATTCAGCGGGATCGTCATGCCGAGTTAATGACTACGCTGGCAGTGGTTGCCAGTTCACTGGAGAAGTTTGCCACAGAAGTCCGCAATCTGCAGCGCACCGATATCCGGGAAGTGGAAGAATACTTTGCTCCCGGACAGAAAGGTTCGTCGGCAATGCCTCACAAACGGAATCCGATTACCTGCGAACGGATCGCCGGCTTGGCCCGGCTGGTTCGCGGCAATGCCATGGCATCTTTGGAAAATGTGGCTTTGTGGCATGAAAGGGATATTACCCATTCTTCCGTGGAACGGGTTATTTTACCGGACAGTACGATTTTGGTGGATTATGCGCTGCGCAAGTTTACTAATATTATTGATAAGCTGCTGGTGTATCCGGAAGCGATGAAAGCGAATATGGCGAAAACCGGCGGCCTGATTTTCAGTCAGCGGCTGTTGCTGGCGCTGGTAGACAAGGGAGTCATTCGGGAAACGGCGTATCGCTGGGTACAACGTAATGCCATGGCGAAATGGCTGGAAGGTGCCGATTTTAAGACCAACGTTATTAAGGACGAAGATATTAAACAATATTTATCTCCGGCGGAGATTGAAGCGTGTTTTGAATACTCCTATTATCTTCGGCATATTGATACCATTATGGCAAGATTTGGTCTGTAA
- a CDS encoding adenylosuccinate synthase codes for MSAVVVIGTQWGDEGKGKVVDYLAEKADVVVRYGGGNNAGHTVVLNGSAFKLQLLPSGILYKGKICIIGNGVVIDPAGLLKELKGMRDKGIDTSGLRISNRAHVIMPYHKLLDEVEEGSRGDQKIGTTKRGIGPCYMDKNARIGIRVVDLMDEAEFSAKLKRNLAAKNQLLKAVYGVEKPFDYEAMKTEYLDYANQLRPFVTDTSAALNHILAEGKKVLFEGAQATQLDLDHGTYPYVTSSHPIAGGACVGAGVGPTKIDKVVGVVKAYSTRVGEGPFPSELFDEVGATIRDEGHEYGTVTGRPRRCGWLDACVVRYAGYINGLDYLAITRLDILDKLPTVKICVGYQYKGNILSEFPASLKVLGEVKPVYEELPGWQSDISGARTYAELPENARRYVERLSKAAGIPLGIISVGPDREQTIILHEMF; via the coding sequence ATGTCAGCAGTAGTAGTGATTGGGACCCAATGGGGCGATGAGGGAAAAGGGAAGGTTGTTGATTATTTAGCGGAAAAAGCGGATGTGGTCGTGCGTTACGGCGGTGGCAATAACGCCGGTCATACCGTTGTCTTGAATGGGAGTGCTTTTAAACTTCAACTGCTGCCTTCGGGTATTTTATATAAAGGCAAGATTTGCATTATCGGCAATGGCGTGGTCATTGATCCGGCCGGCTTGCTGAAAGAATTAAAGGGAATGCGGGATAAGGGAATTGATACCAGCGGTCTGAGAATTTCCAATCGGGCCCATGTAATTATGCCCTACCATAAACTGCTGGACGAAGTGGAAGAAGGCAGCCGCGGCGATCAGAAAATTGGCACAACCAAACGGGGAATTGGGCCTTGTTATATGGATAAAAATGCCCGGATCGGCATCCGCGTTGTCGATTTGATGGACGAAGCAGAATTCAGTGCGAAACTGAAACGGAATCTGGCAGCAAAAAATCAGCTATTAAAAGCCGTTTACGGCGTAGAAAAACCGTTTGATTATGAAGCAATGAAAACCGAATATCTTGATTATGCAAATCAGCTACGTCCCTTTGTAACGGATACATCGGCTGCTTTAAATCATATTCTGGCCGAGGGGAAAAAGGTGCTGTTTGAGGGAGCTCAGGCGACTCAGTTGGATTTAGATCATGGCACGTATCCCTATGTTACGTCCTCCCATCCCATTGCCGGCGGTGCCTGTGTCGGTGCCGGAGTCGGGCCGACGAAAATTGACAAAGTCGTGGGTGTTGTGAAAGCTTACAGCACCCGGGTAGGCGAGGGCCCATTCCCCAGTGAGCTGTTTGATGAGGTAGGGGCTACAATCCGGGATGAAGGCCATGAATATGGGACAGTAACCGGACGGCCCCGCCGCTGCGGCTGGCTGGACGCCTGTGTAGTCCGCTATGCCGGCTATATTAATGGGCTTGATTATTTGGCTATTACCCGCCTGGATATTCTGGATAAATTACCGACCGTAAAGATTTGCGTCGGTTATCAATATAAAGGCAACATTCTGAGCGAATTTCCGGCCAGTCTGAAGGTGCTGGGAGAAGTTAAACCGGTGTATGAAGAACTGCCCGGCTGGCAGTCGGATATCAGCGGCGCCCGGACTTATGCGGAGCTGCCGGAGAATGCCCGTCGTTATGTAGAACGTCTGAGCAAAGCGGCCGGTATTCCCCTTGGCATTATTTCTGTCGGACCGGATCGGGAACAAACGATTATTTTGCACGAGATGTTCTAG
- a CDS encoding protein adenylyltransferase SelO, producing the protein MMGNYKKKKGGTMAIGKAIAEIGWNLDNSYARLPKSLFSSLSPTPVRSPKLVVFNSPLAKFLGLKAEELLSQDGAEVLAGNRLPQGSLPLAQAYAGHQFGHFTMLGDGRALLLGEQITPQGERFDIQLKGSGKTPYSRRGDGRAALGPMLREYIISEAMHALGIATTRSLAVVTTGEPVVRETEQPGAILTRVAASHLRVATFQYVAAGGTVEELRELAVYTIKRHFPEIESDENPYFSLLKAVIRRQAVLIAKWQLAGFIHGVMNTDNMALSGETIDYGPCAFMDVYDPATVFSSIDLQGRYAYGNQPLIAGWNLARFAETLLPLLHADYEPAVEMAQAAFEDFSALYHQNWLAGMRAKLGIWNEEVQDESLIADLLSMMQKYRSDYTNTFRSLTLDISDNAVLFSAAEYTQWHQRWQVRLRRQQETKEDTLQLMRQSNPAVIPRNYRVESALEAAVQQGDYSLMERLLAVLSNPYAYSREQIEYAALPEPSACPYKTFCGT; encoded by the coding sequence ATGATGGGGAATTATAAGAAGAAAAAGGGTGGTACGATGGCAATAGGAAAGGCAATAGCAGAAATAGGATGGAATTTAGACAACAGTTATGCCCGTCTGCCGAAATCATTATTTAGTAGTCTCAGCCCAACTCCTGTGCGATCGCCAAAATTAGTAGTTTTTAATTCCCCCTTGGCAAAATTCCTCGGATTGAAGGCTGAAGAGCTGTTAAGTCAAGACGGTGCCGAGGTGCTTGCTGGCAATCGTCTTCCTCAAGGTTCGTTGCCGCTTGCTCAGGCGTATGCGGGACATCAGTTTGGCCATTTTACTATGTTAGGCGACGGCCGAGCGCTGTTACTTGGCGAGCAGATTACTCCCCAGGGTGAACGGTTTGATATTCAGCTTAAGGGTTCGGGTAAAACGCCATATTCCCGCAGGGGTGACGGTCGTGCCGCCCTTGGACCGATGCTGCGCGAATATATCATCAGCGAAGCAATGCATGCGCTTGGGATTGCTACCACTCGCAGTCTGGCGGTGGTAACGACCGGTGAACCGGTTGTTCGCGAAACGGAGCAGCCGGGCGCAATTCTGACTCGTGTGGCTGCCAGCCATCTGCGGGTGGCCACTTTTCAATACGTTGCAGCAGGGGGCACTGTTGAGGAGCTTAGAGAATTGGCTGTCTATACGATAAAACGTCATTTCCCGGAAATTGAAAGTGACGAGAATCCATATTTTTCGCTGCTTAAGGCGGTCATAAGGCGTCAGGCAGTGCTGATTGCTAAATGGCAGCTGGCAGGATTTATCCATGGAGTTATGAACACCGACAATATGGCTCTTAGTGGAGAAACTATTGATTATGGTCCCTGTGCTTTTATGGACGTGTATGATCCGGCGACGGTATTCAGTTCAATTGACCTTCAAGGCCGGTATGCCTATGGCAATCAACCGTTAATTGCCGGGTGGAATCTTGCGCGATTTGCGGAAACCCTATTGCCGCTTCTTCACGCCGATTATGAACCAGCTGTTGAAATGGCTCAGGCTGCGTTTGAAGATTTTAGTGCGCTATATCATCAGAATTGGCTGGCAGGAATGAGAGCAAAGTTAGGAATATGGAATGAGGAGGTACAAGACGAATCCCTTATTGCCGATCTCCTAAGTATGATGCAGAAATATCGCAGCGATTATACCAATACTTTCCGTTCATTAACGCTTGACATTTCCGATAATGCGGTTTTGTTTAGCGCTGCGGAATATACGCAGTGGCATCAGCGGTGGCAGGTAAGATTACGCCGACAACAGGAAACGAAAGAGGACACGCTCCAATTGATGAGGCAAAGCAATCCCGCCGTAATCCCTCGCAACTACCGGGTGGAGTCAGCCCTTGAAGCCGCAGTGCAGCAGGGAGATTACAGCCTAATGGAGCGGCTGCTTGCCGTCCTTTCCAATCCTTACGCCTACTCCCGGGAACAAATAGAATACGCCGCACTGCCTGAGCCGTCAGCCTGCCCATACAAAACATTTTGCGGTACTTGA
- a CDS encoding FAD-dependent oxidoreductase, producing the protein MSKKKAWIGLFLVLAMVLSLAGCGGKDKATSSAAAEKKQADVVVIGAGMAGMSAAIEAAQQGSKVILLEKEGVLGGSTNHAEGMFGSESPLQKERGITVNEEALLKEEFQFSNFKVDANLWKNVMRHSGEDIQWLMDMGVKFEDVLSTGAGNKTWHIYEGFGKSVINKHMKPTAEKLGVEILVNTPAKELIMNNGQVAGVKATTKDKKELVINAKAVIIATGGFGNNEEMVKELTHYDKTQYADRGAPGHDGDGIKMAKAAGALTGERAIVMNLGNSIEGTALDSQLSVAAGQEPSLWVNQDAKRFVNEDVIWYYTRGSNAIMTQQKAFTVLDSDEISRLEAQGSTVGWGMYNSPGTKLTKLKAELKDALDNGNPNVFTANTLEELATKMGIDPATFVKTVNDYNSFCANGKDSEYYKDAKYLHPVKTGPFYGFHVKACNLTSCGGIRVNINNEALNADYQPIKGLYVAGMDCDGFTGDTYGLTLPGSAQGIACFTGRNSGKNAALYVRQQ; encoded by the coding sequence GTGAGCAAGAAAAAAGCGTGGATAGGACTGTTCCTAGTATTAGCAATGGTTCTAAGTTTGGCTGGTTGTGGTGGAAAGGATAAAGCCACCAGTTCGGCCGCGGCTGAGAAGAAGCAGGCTGACGTTGTAGTTATCGGTGCTGGAATGGCTGGTATGTCAGCAGCGATTGAGGCCGCTCAGCAGGGGTCAAAAGTAATTTTATTGGAAAAAGAGGGCGTTCTAGGTGGCAGTACAAATCATGCTGAAGGCATGTTCGGATCTGAAAGTCCCCTTCAAAAAGAGCGAGGCATCACGGTCAACGAAGAAGCATTATTAAAGGAAGAATTTCAATTTTCTAACTTCAAAGTGGATGCCAATCTGTGGAAAAACGTTATGCGCCATTCAGGCGAAGATATTCAATGGCTCATGGATATGGGAGTAAAGTTTGAGGATGTACTGAGTACGGGTGCCGGCAACAAAACATGGCACATTTACGAGGGATTCGGTAAGAGTGTAATTAATAAACATATGAAACCGACAGCTGAAAAACTTGGCGTGGAAATTCTGGTTAATACACCCGCTAAAGAGCTTATAATGAATAATGGACAGGTAGCTGGTGTTAAAGCAACTACGAAAGATAAAAAAGAATTGGTGATTAATGCCAAAGCGGTTATTATAGCAACAGGCGGGTTCGGCAATAATGAAGAAATGGTTAAAGAACTCACACACTATGATAAGACACAATATGCTGACAGAGGTGCGCCGGGGCATGACGGTGACGGTATAAAAATGGCCAAAGCAGCAGGTGCGCTTACCGGTGAACGTGCTATAGTCATGAATTTAGGTAATTCAATAGAGGGGACTGCCCTTGATTCGCAACTGAGTGTTGCCGCTGGTCAGGAACCGTCTCTCTGGGTAAATCAAGATGCAAAACGCTTCGTCAATGAAGATGTAATCTGGTATTATACCCGTGGCAGCAATGCGATAATGACACAGCAAAAAGCGTTTACTGTTTTAGACAGCGACGAAATTTCGAGACTGGAAGCGCAAGGCTCAACTGTTGGCTGGGGCATGTATAATTCACCCGGCACAAAATTAACGAAACTTAAAGCCGAACTAAAGGATGCACTTGACAATGGTAATCCTAATGTATTTACCGCCAATACTTTGGAAGAGCTTGCAACCAAAATGGGAATTGATCCGGCAACTTTTGTTAAAACAGTTAACGATTACAATTCTTTCTGCGCAAATGGCAAAGACAGCGAGTACTACAAGGATGCCAAGTATCTTCATCCGGTAAAAACCGGTCCGTTTTATGGTTTCCACGTAAAAGCTTGTAATCTTACTTCGTGCGGTGGTATAAGAGTAAATATTAATAATGAAGCATTAAATGCAGATTATCAACCGATAAAAGGACTTTATGTTGCAGGCATGGATTGTGACGGCTTTACCGGTGACACGTACGGCTTAACTCTTCCTGGTTCAGCTCAAGGAATTGCCTGCTTTACAGGAAGAAACAGCGGGAAAAACGCCGCTCTGTATGTTAGGCAGCAATAG
- a CDS encoding Gx transporter family protein has product MLVAQALVLQFIERLIPNPIPVPGIKLGLANIVTLFSLVVFDFKATLSIILLRVVLGSLLLGTFLGAGLFMSLAGAVAAGCIMALLLRFLPDISLIGVSIAGSVAHCTGQLIIAALLINHSGIFYYLPIMLLLSVPTGFVTGLFSTKVIKYFKSNNIMGSSLLRFDMKQKSVNRSSHNSLY; this is encoded by the coding sequence ATGTTAGTCGCGCAGGCTTTAGTCCTTCAGTTTATTGAGCGGTTGATTCCAAATCCCATCCCAGTTCCAGGCATAAAACTTGGTTTGGCCAATATTGTTACCTTGTTTTCGCTGGTAGTCTTTGATTTTAAAGCGACCTTAAGTATAATATTATTGCGCGTCGTTCTGGGTTCGTTGCTTCTGGGGACGTTTTTAGGCGCGGGCCTTTTTATGAGTCTCGCAGGAGCAGTTGCAGCAGGCTGTATAATGGCGCTCCTATTACGCTTTCTCCCCGATATAAGTTTAATAGGCGTAAGTATTGCTGGTTCCGTAGCGCACTGTACGGGGCAACTTATTATAGCAGCGCTGCTTATTAATCATTCTGGCATTTTTTATTATCTACCGATAATGCTGCTTCTTTCAGTACCTACGGGTTTTGTTACCGGGCTTTTTTCAACAAAGGTTATTAAGTATTTTAAATCAAATAATATTATGGGTTCATCTTTGCTTAGGTTTGATATGAAACAAAAAAGCGTAAACCGTTCTTCGCATAATTCGCTTTACTGA
- a CDS encoding NusG domain II-containing protein: protein MKKYSTVVIAGIVIAVAILGFAGLKFFQAHNNSDHMRAVIKQDDKIVERIDLDSVVEPRRIDISSGTHHNIIRVEKGRIRFETADCPDQICVNTGWLTNKGNLAVCMPNKVLIYIEND from the coding sequence ATGAAAAAATATAGCACAGTAGTAATTGCCGGAATAGTAATAGCAGTGGCCATTTTAGGTTTTGCCGGTCTCAAATTTTTTCAAGCTCATAATAACAGTGATCATATGAGAGCGGTAATTAAACAGGATGATAAAATTGTTGAACGCATCGATCTTGATTCTGTTGTAGAACCAAGAAGAATAGACATTTCCAGCGGAACCCATCACAATATTATTCGTGTAGAGAAAGGCAGAATAAGATTTGAAACGGCAGATTGTCCTGATCAAATATGCGTGAATACCGGATGGTTGACAAACAAGGGAAATCTGGCAGTATGTATGCCTAATAAAGTTTTAATATATATAGAAAATGATTGA